The Paenibacillus sp. MBLB1832 genome has a window encoding:
- a CDS encoding GGDEF domain-containing protein: MEIPNRIAIGILGPEALVNKVLSVIATSFPFFQPLHCACSTEKAPAAAEQLLTEVEVLLVTSPALYRRVKEHVVTRLPVHMIPLTDAGLFSALYRLRHHKELATRSSVFSIDSFTSSDLHQHVKEIGESASNFLIYDGAPYPQTDELIQFHMEAYREGKTQAALTTETEVAEELNRIGISCEWIAPTDQNITVALERALLTTETRRSKEAQILVGMLNVDNFGKKLQQQSSEHEIQRFKLEIHRKLIDYVESLDGYLTHLGADDYVFFTTRGIFERETVGYKFVPLAREVWKSLGLSLSMGIGMGRSANEAGAHARLALRRCKEAGGNTCFIVHEDKTLIGPLEMADPLSRDLSVTDPVLLKNAEEAGMTSAYLSRLLATVARTNKLNYEVHELANILGVTVRSTHRLLLQWMDHGLIAIVGYVKVPKGRPKQTFRLQFLEKFAGNSYVT, encoded by the coding sequence ATGGAAATTCCGAACCGTATTGCCATTGGTATTCTCGGGCCTGAGGCGCTGGTGAATAAGGTGTTGAGCGTAATCGCAACGTCATTCCCTTTTTTTCAACCACTCCATTGTGCTTGTTCAACAGAGAAAGCGCCAGCGGCAGCAGAGCAATTACTCACCGAAGTAGAAGTACTTCTTGTCACTAGCCCAGCCTTGTATCGACGGGTGAAGGAACATGTCGTTACGCGTCTTCCCGTACATATGATTCCATTAACGGACGCAGGTTTGTTTAGCGCCTTGTATCGTTTACGTCATCATAAAGAACTTGCAACAAGGTCATCGGTGTTCAGTATCGATTCCTTTACTTCTTCCGACCTTCATCAGCATGTCAAAGAAATCGGCGAATCGGCGTCCAACTTTTTGATTTACGATGGTGCTCCTTATCCGCAAACCGATGAATTAATCCAATTCCATATGGAAGCGTATAGAGAAGGCAAAACGCAGGCAGCGCTGACCACCGAGACTGAAGTCGCGGAGGAGCTAAACCGAATAGGCATTTCCTGCGAATGGATCGCACCAACCGACCAGAATATCACGGTTGCCCTAGAGCGTGCGCTGCTAACGACAGAAACCCGGCGAAGCAAAGAAGCGCAAATACTCGTCGGGATGCTGAACGTGGATAATTTCGGCAAGAAGCTGCAGCAGCAAAGCTCCGAGCATGAGATTCAGCGGTTTAAGCTGGAAATTCATCGCAAATTGATTGACTATGTAGAATCACTGGATGGCTATCTCACGCATTTGGGTGCGGATGATTATGTGTTTTTCACGACCCGAGGCATCTTCGAACGGGAAACAGTCGGCTATAAATTCGTACCCCTTGCGCGTGAAGTATGGAAATCATTGGGTCTGTCTCTAAGTATGGGGATCGGTATGGGACGCAGCGCGAATGAAGCAGGCGCCCATGCGCGTCTCGCGCTGCGCCGCTGTAAAGAGGCTGGGGGCAATACCTGTTTTATCGTGCATGAGGACAAAACACTAATTGGCCCGCTGGAAATGGCGGACCCGTTAAGCCGAGATCTGTCGGTGACAGATCCTGTTTTGCTGAAAAACGCCGAAGAAGCGGGCATGACATCAGCCTATTTGAGCCGGCTTCTCGCCACCGTAGCGCGTACGAATAAGTTGAATTACGAGGTTCACGAGTTGGCGAATATTCTGGGTGTTACCGTTAGAAGTACACACCGCTTGTTACTGCAATGGATGGATCACGGCTTGATTGCCATCGTGGGGTATGTGAAGGTGCCGAAAGGAAGACCGAAGCAGACGTTTCGTCTTCAATTTTTAGAGAAATTTGCAGGTAATTCCTACGTCACTTAA
- a CDS encoding sugar phosphate isomerase/epimerase family protein — MSTVKLTCFADEISGDLEEQLDVLAQEGLTHLEIRNVWGKNVLELNEEELVQIRKTVDERGFAVSSVASPIGKYPLAEDFAPQLEAMHRAVRAAQALGTPYIRIFSYHPPEGKDLDACREEVMSRLSQLTKIAEMHGVILILENDNKLYGSKDERCLDILQHCSSPSLRLAFDPGNFVMNDVKPVEEAYPKLSEYIDYVHVKDAKSAPHQFVPAGKGEGQIEQLFVNLRERAYTGYLSVEPHLHHYLPHASNPKRVVTAIRAVQDLLSRAELAWK; from the coding sequence ATGTCCACAGTAAAACTAACTTGCTTCGCGGATGAAATTTCGGGAGATTTGGAGGAACAACTGGATGTTCTTGCTCAAGAAGGGCTGACCCATCTGGAGATTCGTAATGTATGGGGGAAGAATGTGCTTGAATTAAATGAGGAAGAATTGGTGCAAATTCGCAAAACGGTAGATGAACGTGGATTCGCAGTTTCTTCCGTTGCTTCACCAATTGGGAAATACCCTCTCGCCGAAGATTTTGCTCCGCAGCTGGAAGCCATGCATCGCGCAGTGCGCGCCGCGCAGGCGTTAGGCACGCCATATATTCGGATCTTCTCTTATCATCCACCAGAAGGTAAAGACCTGGACGCTTGCAGGGAAGAAGTCATGAGCCGCCTATCGCAATTAACGAAGATCGCAGAGATGCATGGCGTCATTCTTATTTTGGAAAATGATAATAAGTTGTATGGCTCCAAGGATGAGCGGTGTTTGGACATTTTGCAGCATTGTTCGTCGCCATCTCTGCGCTTAGCCTTTGATCCCGGTAATTTCGTTATGAATGACGTGAAGCCTGTGGAGGAAGCATATCCCAAGCTGAGTGAATACATCGACTATGTTCATGTCAAAGATGCGAAGAGTGCACCGCATCAGTTCGTTCCAGCAGGAAAAGGCGAGGGGCAAATCGAGCAGTTATTCGTCAACTTGCGCGAACGCGCGTACACGGGATATCTCTCCGTGGAACCGCATTTACATCACTACTTGCCGCATGCGAGCAATCCGAAACGTGTCGTAACGGCGATTCGCGCAGTACAAGATCTGCTATCTCGTGCCGAACTAGCCTGGAAGTAA
- a CDS encoding Gfo/Idh/MocA family protein produces the protein MSQRKLKFGLVGVGNIGKVHAKYLSEMAKVEFVAVCDMVQEKADQAASQYGAKAYYTASELLAHSGLDVVIIAVPHYDHPTIAIEAFERGIHVMCEKPIAVHVNDANRMIAAYEAAKGSYPDLQFAIMFQERTLPFYAKLKELVASGALGQLTRATWIHTKWFRSQTYYNSGGWRATWAGEGGGILTNQCPHTLDMYQWLFGLPARISGHAHIGKYHDIEVEDEVTAYFEHANGMIGHLIVTTAELPGTNRLEIVGDLGKLILENGKLLHFPYGQSMLTFTRETEQHFANWEISPVEIEVDTSAETGHSFVTQRLVARLLGQDVDLIAEGPEGLGAVTLANGIMLSSFENRPVDVPLDGDAFQAHLEEKIRSSNFVKKVNTMPAAAVDMSASFGSKS, from the coding sequence ATGAGTCAGCGAAAATTGAAATTCGGATTAGTTGGCGTTGGGAACATCGGTAAGGTGCATGCGAAATATTTGAGTGAAATGGCAAAAGTTGAATTCGTTGCTGTTTGTGACATGGTTCAAGAGAAAGCCGATCAAGCCGCGAGTCAGTATGGGGCAAAAGCGTATTATACCGCTAGCGAATTGTTAGCGCATTCGGGTCTGGATGTGGTCATCATCGCGGTACCGCATTATGATCATCCGACAATTGCCATCGAGGCCTTTGAACGAGGGATTCACGTGATGTGCGAGAAGCCGATTGCTGTGCATGTGAACGATGCGAATCGGATGATTGCGGCCTATGAAGCAGCGAAAGGGAGCTATCCAGATTTGCAGTTCGCGATCATGTTCCAAGAGAGAACGCTTCCTTTCTACGCGAAGCTCAAAGAGCTGGTAGCCAGCGGTGCGTTGGGCCAATTGACACGTGCAACATGGATTCACACGAAATGGTTCCGCTCCCAAACGTATTACAATAGTGGCGGCTGGCGAGCAACATGGGCTGGAGAAGGCGGCGGTATTCTGACGAATCAATGTCCGCACACCTTAGACATGTACCAATGGTTGTTCGGGTTGCCTGCTCGCATTTCAGGACATGCGCATATTGGCAAATATCATGACATTGAAGTTGAGGATGAAGTCACGGCATATTTCGAGCATGCGAATGGGATGATCGGACATTTAATCGTCACGACGGCAGAGCTGCCAGGAACGAATCGATTAGAAATCGTTGGCGATCTGGGGAAACTCATACTTGAGAATGGCAAATTGCTTCACTTCCCCTATGGGCAATCGATGCTGACGTTCACGCGCGAAACCGAGCAGCATTTTGCAAATTGGGAGATCTCACCGGTTGAAATCGAGGTGGATACTTCCGCTGAAACAGGTCATAGCTTCGTCACACAGCGTCTAGTCGCTCGCTTGCTCGGTCAAGATGTGGATTTAATTGCTGAGGGACCAGAAGGGCTTGGCGCCGTAACACTTGCCAATGGCATCATGCTGTCCTCATTCGAGAACCGTCCTGTGGACGTTCCCCTGGATGGAGATGCGTTTCAAGCTCATCTAGAAGAGAAGATTCGGTCATCCAACTTTGTGAAAAAAGTCAATACAATGCCTGCAGCTGCGGTCGATATGTCGGCTTCGTTCGGGAGTAAATCATAG
- a CDS encoding AraC family transcriptional regulator — MLADYLTYLDNHVNFVHATRKPPFNVHFHLHKGCEIFFLIRGDVNYFVEKTVYPLQYGDLIITNEHEIHKPALTTDAMYERVTIEFNPALIALFQTETIQPLQCFYDRPLGENNKITLTEQETSTLVALFQRYHETKKHPHSGVALTKLGCMLEIVTLVQRAFDTNKEKELGIGLHARLTPILAYLNQHLAEDLSLEKLEMTFFISRYHLSRLFKKHTGSTIHEYIVYKRIALAKQLLKDGANVTEACMGSGFNDYTGFLRMFKKKVGVLPKQYAKQANVQE, encoded by the coding sequence ATGTTAGCTGACTATCTGACTTACTTGGATAACCATGTGAATTTCGTCCATGCCACGCGAAAGCCCCCATTCAATGTTCACTTTCACCTGCATAAAGGCTGTGAGATTTTCTTCCTCATCCGCGGCGACGTCAATTACTTTGTTGAGAAAACGGTGTATCCTCTGCAATACGGCGATCTCATTATTACGAATGAGCATGAAATTCATAAGCCTGCCCTTACAACGGATGCGATGTATGAACGTGTGACGATTGAGTTTAATCCGGCACTTATCGCGCTCTTTCAAACGGAGACTATTCAGCCTCTTCAGTGTTTCTATGACCGCCCGCTTGGCGAAAATAACAAAATAACGCTCACCGAGCAGGAGACGTCAACTTTGGTGGCGCTTTTCCAGCGGTATCACGAAACAAAAAAGCACCCCCATTCTGGAGTTGCTTTGACTAAACTAGGTTGTATGTTGGAAATCGTCACGTTGGTGCAACGTGCCTTTGACACGAATAAAGAAAAGGAGCTCGGCATAGGATTGCATGCTCGGTTGACCCCGATTCTTGCTTACCTCAATCAGCATCTCGCCGAGGATTTATCCTTGGAGAAGCTGGAGATGACATTCTTTATTTCCAGATATCATCTCAGCCGCCTCTTCAAAAAGCACACGGGCAGCACCATCCACGAATACATCGTATATAAGCGCATCGCATTAGCCAAGCAGCTTTTGAAAGATGGCGCCAATGTCACCGAGGCTTGCATGGGGTCTGGTTTTAATGACTATACAGGATTTCTGCGGATGTTCAAAAAGAAAGTAGGCGTACTGCCGAAGCAGTATGCGAAGCAAGCGAATGTACAGGAGTAG
- a CDS encoding pyruvate, water dikinase regulatory protein, which yields MEEKVRTIFVCSDSVGETANSVVQATIRQFNASKVHVKRFGTMRTEQEIQLMMEEASRLNGFVVYTLVLPELREMMRQEAIRLNVTSIDVMGPVMQAFIDNFHDSPKKQAGLLHQMDEDYYKRVEAIEFAVKCDDGKDTGAFKQADIVLLGISRTSKTPLSIYLAHKGYKVANYPLVPEVRPPKELFTLNKSKVIGLTMSADQLVKIRTERLKAVGLPFGAKYSAIERVAEELEYAFGLYKQLGCRVIDVTEKAIEETAGLIMDRM from the coding sequence GTGGAAGAGAAAGTCCGTACGATTTTCGTATGTTCCGATTCGGTTGGGGAGACGGCAAATTCCGTCGTTCAAGCGACAATTCGTCAGTTTAATGCCAGCAAAGTTCATGTAAAACGCTTTGGGACCATGCGTACGGAGCAAGAAATCCAATTGATGATGGAGGAAGCTTCGAGGCTGAACGGTTTCGTTGTCTACACACTGGTTCTTCCAGAATTAAGAGAGATGATGCGACAAGAAGCGATTCGTTTAAACGTGACCAGTATAGACGTTATGGGTCCTGTCATGCAAGCATTCATAGATAACTTTCATGATTCTCCTAAAAAGCAAGCGGGATTGCTGCACCAAATGGATGAAGATTATTATAAGCGGGTTGAAGCTATTGAATTTGCAGTGAAATGCGATGACGGCAAAGATACAGGTGCATTTAAGCAAGCGGATATTGTTCTTTTGGGCATATCAAGGACATCCAAAACACCGTTAAGTATCTATCTGGCACATAAAGGATATAAAGTAGCCAATTATCCGTTAGTGCCGGAAGTAAGACCGCCGAAAGAATTGTTCACGTTGAATAAAAGCAAAGTAATCGGATTGACGATGAGCGCGGATCAGCTCGTTAAGATACGAACGGAACGACTGAAAGCGGTTGGGCTGCCATTTGGCGCTAAATATTCGGCCATAGAAAGAGTTGCAGAAGAGCTGGAGTACGCCTTTGGCTTGTATAAGCAGCTTGGATGCAGGGTAATCGACGTCACGGAGAAAGCAATTGAAGAAACAGCTGGCCTTATCATGGATAGGATGTAG
- the ppdK gene encoding pyruvate, phosphate dikinase: MTQKQVVSFLDGNASMKALLGGKGANLAEMTRAGLPVPPGFTITTEACLHFFKIGNRISEELFEQIETALQQLEKQKGQTFGHASNPLLVSVRSGSVSSMPGMMDTILNLGLNDVTVQGLASLTNNEKFAYDCYRRLMQMFGNVVLGVESYHFEQLLHRLKEDAGVDHDQDVTAEGWKSLIEAYKTCIRVKTGQDFPQHVYEQLRMAVEAVFKSWNNQRAQIYRRLNRIPDEQGTAVNIQSMVFGNMGGECGTGVVFTRNPSTGENTFFGEYLINAQGEDVVAGIRTPLAIAALQDEMPAIYEQLLGASKLLEMHYKDMQDIEFTVENNKLYLLQTRNGKRNAQAALKIAVDLVHEGVLTKREAVDRIEVSHLDQLLHRGIDEQAITDVLAKGLPASPGAAVGQLVFDADTAAEWSRAGKTVILARNETTPEDIHGVIASEGVLTSRGGMTSHAAVVARGMGKPCVCGCEEIRIVPSEKRMMAGTKIVEEGDWITLDGATGRVINGAMPLHEAKMTDELLVMLKWADEIRTLKVFANADNPHDAKIARQLGAEGIGLCRTEHMFFSPTRLPVVQRMILAEDKEERLQALAQLLPMQQTDFDSMFEEMDGLPVTIRLLDPPLHEFLPNLEELQKRHAQLMYEEEASDEERDENAHLIRKVQALHETNPMLGQRGCRLGIVYPEIYDMQIEAIFRAASRCIDRGIRVLPEIMIPLVGHANELKILRELVEFVAEQVLGKEKLRDCPYKVGTMIEVPRAALTARQIVAHADFFSFGTNDLTQMTFGYSRDDAEGKFLTHYVDQKLLPHNPFQVLDTEGVGQLIDIAVNTGRCVKPSLKTGICGEHGGDKDSIFFCHLTGLDYVSCSPYRIPLARIAAAQAFILHGVSGESNIAIAN; this comes from the coding sequence ATGACACAGAAACAAGTGGTATCTTTTCTTGATGGAAATGCTTCAATGAAAGCTTTACTAGGTGGAAAGGGGGCCAACCTCGCTGAAATGACTCGCGCCGGCTTACCCGTACCTCCGGGTTTTACAATTACAACAGAGGCTTGCTTGCACTTTTTTAAAATTGGTAATCGCATCTCCGAAGAACTTTTTGAACAAATCGAAACAGCACTCCAGCAATTAGAGAAACAGAAGGGACAAACCTTCGGACATGCAAGTAATCCGCTGCTTGTCTCTGTACGCTCAGGTTCCGTAAGCTCGATGCCAGGGATGATGGATACGATTCTAAATCTCGGCCTCAATGATGTCACAGTTCAAGGATTAGCTTCGCTAACGAACAATGAAAAGTTCGCTTATGACTGCTACCGCCGGTTGATGCAGATGTTTGGGAACGTGGTGCTGGGTGTTGAATCCTACCATTTCGAGCAGCTGTTGCACCGTTTGAAAGAGGATGCGGGTGTAGATCACGATCAAGATGTAACGGCTGAAGGTTGGAAATCACTGATCGAAGCGTATAAAACGTGTATCCGAGTGAAAACAGGTCAAGATTTCCCACAGCATGTTTACGAGCAGTTGAGAATGGCCGTTGAAGCTGTTTTCAAGTCGTGGAATAACCAAAGAGCGCAGATATACCGCAGATTGAATCGCATTCCGGATGAGCAGGGAACAGCGGTCAATATACAGAGTATGGTATTTGGTAATATGGGCGGCGAATGTGGTACAGGCGTTGTCTTTACGAGAAATCCATCCACAGGCGAGAATACATTTTTTGGTGAATACCTGATTAATGCGCAGGGGGAAGATGTGGTTGCGGGGATCAGAACACCGCTGGCGATTGCAGCGCTGCAAGATGAAATGCCTGCGATTTATGAGCAATTGCTTGGGGCTTCCAAGTTGCTAGAAATGCATTATAAAGATATGCAAGATATCGAGTTTACCGTAGAAAATAACAAGCTTTACCTGCTGCAAACACGCAATGGTAAACGCAATGCGCAAGCTGCGCTTAAGATTGCGGTTGATCTGGTCCATGAAGGTGTATTGACGAAGCGGGAGGCCGTTGACCGTATCGAAGTTTCGCATTTGGATCAGCTTTTACACAGAGGTATTGATGAACAGGCAATAACGGATGTGTTAGCAAAAGGTCTTCCTGCTTCTCCAGGCGCAGCCGTCGGCCAGCTAGTATTTGACGCCGATACGGCTGCAGAATGGAGCCGTGCCGGCAAGACGGTGATTCTAGCTAGAAATGAAACGACGCCAGAAGATATTCATGGGGTGATCGCTTCCGAAGGCGTGCTCACAAGCAGAGGCGGGATGACAAGCCATGCTGCTGTTGTGGCAAGGGGAATGGGCAAGCCCTGTGTGTGCGGCTGTGAAGAAATCCGAATCGTGCCCTCCGAGAAGCGGATGATGGCTGGAACCAAGATCGTGGAAGAGGGCGATTGGATTACTCTTGACGGAGCAACTGGACGCGTCATTAACGGTGCCATGCCTTTACATGAAGCCAAGATGACGGATGAACTTCTTGTTATGCTCAAGTGGGCAGATGAGATTCGCACGCTGAAGGTGTTCGCGAATGCGGATAATCCGCACGATGCGAAAATCGCGAGACAACTAGGAGCAGAAGGGATCGGGTTATGCCGAACGGAGCATATGTTTTTCTCACCAACTCGCCTTCCTGTTGTACAACGAATGATCTTGGCGGAAGATAAGGAAGAACGCTTGCAGGCTCTTGCCCAGCTGCTTCCAATGCAGCAGACAGACTTTGACAGCATGTTCGAGGAAATGGACGGTCTCCCAGTGACAATTCGATTGCTCGATCCGCCACTGCATGAGTTTCTGCCCAACCTCGAAGAGTTGCAAAAAAGACATGCGCAGCTGATGTATGAGGAAGAGGCTTCAGACGAGGAAAGAGATGAGAACGCTCACCTGATCCGCAAAGTGCAGGCACTTCACGAGACTAACCCTATGCTGGGGCAGCGAGGCTGCAGATTGGGAATTGTATACCCAGAAATCTATGATATGCAGATTGAGGCTATATTCCGCGCAGCTTCTCGCTGCATAGATAGAGGCATTCGAGTACTTCCTGAAATCATGATTCCACTGGTCGGTCATGCTAATGAACTGAAAATTTTGAGAGAGCTAGTTGAGTTCGTTGCGGAGCAAGTACTGGGGAAAGAGAAGCTCCGAGATTGTCCGTACAAGGTTGGTACCATGATCGAGGTACCACGTGCAGCTCTTACTGCGCGCCAGATCGTGGCTCATGCGGATTTCTTCTCCTTTGGCACGAATGACTTAACGCAGATGACATTCGGATACAGCCGTGACGATGCGGAAGGGAAGTTTTTAACGCATTATGTCGATCAAAAACTTCTGCCTCATAATCCGTTTCAAGTGCTTGACACAGAGGGTGTAGGACAACTGATAGACATAGCGGTGAATACGGGACGCTGCGTAAAGCCATCACTGAAAACAGGGATTTGCGGGGAGCATGGCGGAGATAAAGATTCGATTTTCTTTTGCCACTTGACTGGATTGGATTATGTGAGCTGTTCGCCTTACCGAATTCCTTTGGCTCGGATTGCTGCAGCGCAAGCGTTCATCCTACATGGTGTCTCTGGAGAAAGTAACATAGCTATTGCCAACTAG
- a CDS encoding GapA-binding peptide SR1P — protein sequence MSNTNHVILETIHRHDLGVIICKSCNEVIATLPTDGYKKFYSLCDSLNCRDTNKGAIKQ from the coding sequence ATGTCTAACACAAACCATGTAATATTGGAGACCATTCATCGGCATGATCTGGGGGTAATTATTTGCAAATCATGCAATGAAGTAATTGCAACGTTACCAACAGACGGTTACAAGAAATTCTATAGTCTGTGCGATTCGCTTAACTGCAGGGATACAAATAAGGGGGCAATCAAACAATGA
- the gap gene encoding type I glyceraldehyde-3-phosphate dehydrogenase yields the protein MEMRVGLSGTGRIGRLCLRRALTLTQQEFDVRVINSTSPIHVLAHLLKYDSVHGTWDAEIEVLNENLIRINRRQIPVICEREPDLLPWEEYDVDLVIDATGKFNHRQGAERHLLGGAKKVLITAPGTNMDLTVVMGVNETRYEPKQHHLLSAASCTTNCIAPILHILDEAFHVKMGWMTTVHAFTNDQNHMDNPHKDLRRARACTNAIIPTTTGAGNALIDVIPHLASHIQGVSVRVPTQDVSLLDLQVVVGRKVEVDEVKSAIKQAIAGRIGTFVDYNELPLVSADYIGNEKSAIIDGLSIMTQDDQIKLLAWYDNEWGYANRIIDLVSYMSRAENESTQLKGEVKCLTQTM from the coding sequence ATGGAGATGCGAGTTGGTTTAAGTGGTACAGGAAGAATTGGCAGGTTGTGTTTAAGAAGAGCATTGACCCTTACCCAGCAGGAATTCGATGTGAGGGTAATCAACTCAACAAGTCCCATTCATGTGTTGGCCCATTTATTGAAATATGACTCGGTTCATGGCACTTGGGACGCGGAAATCGAAGTGTTGAATGAGAACTTAATTAGGATTAACAGGCGGCAGATTCCTGTTATCTGTGAAAGAGAGCCGGATTTACTGCCATGGGAAGAGTATGATGTTGATTTAGTCATAGATGCAACTGGAAAGTTTAATCATCGGCAAGGTGCTGAACGACACTTATTAGGTGGAGCCAAGAAGGTGCTGATTACCGCACCAGGCACGAACATGGATCTGACTGTTGTCATGGGCGTGAATGAAACGCGGTATGAACCCAAACAGCATCATTTACTTTCCGCTGCCTCCTGTACAACCAACTGTATTGCTCCAATTCTCCATATTCTAGATGAAGCATTTCATGTCAAGATGGGGTGGATGACCACGGTCCATGCTTTTACGAATGATCAAAATCATATGGATAACCCGCATAAAGATCTTCGCCGTGCTAGAGCATGTACGAATGCTATAATTCCAACGACAACTGGGGCGGGCAACGCACTTATTGATGTTATTCCTCATCTCGCATCGCATATTCAAGGGGTATCTGTACGTGTGCCGACACAAGATGTTTCACTGCTGGATCTGCAAGTCGTAGTTGGCAGGAAAGTAGAAGTCGACGAAGTCAAATCAGCCATTAAACAGGCAATTGCCGGACGAATCGGAACATTCGTTGACTACAATGAATTGCCGCTTGTTTCAGCAGATTATATCGGCAACGAGAAGTCTGCCATCATTGATGGTCTTAGCATTATGACCCAGGATGACCAAATTAAGCTGCTCGCTTGGTATGACAATGAATGGGGTTACGCAAATCGAATTATTGATCTCGTCTCTTATATGTCACGTGCGGAAAATGAAAGCACTCAACTAAAGGGGGAAGTGAAATGTCTAACACAAACCATGTAA
- a CDS encoding SDR family NAD(P)-dependent oxidoreductase, translating into MVRLFTSQGAAVIIADWNEKEAARLTDELTSSGLQAVAIKVDVSKDADVHSLIQETVRRFGQVDILVNNAAVILPKFLEDVEEEEWDRLLNINVKSVYLTVKHALPYLRKTRGSIVNMSSLNGLIGQKMNPVYAATKGGVVPLTKALASSIAKLT; encoded by the coding sequence ATGGTCCGATTGTTCACTTCTCAAGGAGCAGCGGTCATCATTGCCGACTGGAATGAGAAGGAAGCAGCGCGATTGACGGATGAGTTAACTTCTTCTGGACTTCAAGCCGTGGCGATAAAAGTCGATGTTTCGAAAGATGCGGATGTCCATTCACTCATTCAAGAAACCGTGCGACGCTTTGGACAGGTGGATATTCTCGTCAATAATGCTGCTGTTATTTTACCCAAATTCTTAGAAGACGTGGAGGAAGAAGAGTGGGATCGTCTCCTCAACATTAATGTGAAGAGTGTGTACTTAACGGTCAAACATGCACTGCCATATTTACGGAAAACGAGAGGCTCGATCGTCAACATGTCATCTCTTAACGGGCTGATTGGACAAAAGATGAATCCGGTTTATGCCGCAACCAAAGGAGGAGTCGTCCCCTTGACCAAGGCACTAGCATCGAGTATTGCCAAGTTGACGTGA